A stretch of [Clostridium] innocuum DNA encodes these proteins:
- a CDS encoding ABC transporter ATP-binding protein has translation MEKTQNKKSGIPRLLELAGEKKSLLVWGCILSTLSVFFQIIPFWAVYNIMAELLQNAADFSKADTSFMLSWAVKGILGLLLAYAFMYFGGMLGHTAAYRTLYGIRVRLSNHISELPLGWFNRNAIGKVKQIAEQDVEQIEKFIAHQLPDMVNTIVLLLVMVVIMFGLNPWLALACIIPIIIGFTAQFSMMFGKKAQEGLSEYYDALENISTSSVQYVRGMPSIKIFGQTVHSFRKFYQDIMSYRDFSTKYADNYEPTYCLFRVLVLSLATFIFAIGIFLFSGDPQNMAFAITLLFFLIFAPGISTPVFKFNSFGSSMNNITEGVRRIDEIMSEIPIQEPTDGKKPQGYEITFEHVSFSYEGKDSALVLKDVSFRAEQGQITALVGPSGSGKSTIAQLIPRFWDVGTGQIKIGGVDIRDMKTEDLMASMSFVFQDSFLFSDTLYNNIAIGKPGATKEEVYTAAKAAQCHEFIEKLPQGYDTLIGEGGVYLSGGEEQRVSVARAILKNAPILILDEATAYADPENEFQMQLALQELIKNKTVLIIAHRLITIKNANKILVIKNGQIENAGAHEFLLQNSETYSAMWKAYTVSSDWQITAKKEVTHL, from the coding sequence ATGGAAAAAACACAAAATAAAAAAAGTGGAATTCCACGTCTTTTGGAGCTTGCCGGTGAGAAAAAAAGCTTACTGGTTTGGGGGTGTATTCTTTCAACTTTAAGTGTGTTTTTTCAGATAATTCCTTTTTGGGCGGTATACAACATTATGGCAGAGCTGCTTCAAAATGCAGCTGATTTTTCTAAAGCTGATACGAGTTTTATGTTGTCATGGGCCGTAAAAGGAATTCTTGGCCTACTGCTTGCCTATGCTTTTATGTATTTTGGAGGTATGTTGGGTCATACAGCAGCCTATCGCACCCTTTATGGAATCCGTGTGCGGTTATCAAATCATATCAGTGAACTTCCATTGGGATGGTTTAATAGAAATGCTATCGGCAAAGTAAAACAGATTGCCGAACAGGATGTAGAACAAATTGAAAAGTTCATCGCTCATCAATTACCGGATATGGTGAATACAATCGTTCTGTTGCTTGTTATGGTAGTTATTATGTTTGGGCTTAATCCATGGCTGGCATTAGCCTGTATCATTCCTATTATTATAGGATTTACTGCACAGTTTTCCATGATGTTTGGGAAGAAAGCCCAAGAAGGTCTGAGTGAATATTATGACGCCTTGGAAAATATCAGTACATCCTCGGTACAGTATGTGCGCGGTATGCCGTCCATTAAAATCTTTGGACAAACGGTTCATTCTTTTCGGAAGTTTTATCAGGACATTATGAGTTACCGGGATTTCAGCACAAAATATGCAGATAACTATGAGCCTACTTACTGCCTGTTCAGAGTTTTAGTTTTATCCCTTGCGACATTTATTTTTGCCATCGGGATATTCCTTTTCTCAGGCGATCCGCAAAATATGGCTTTTGCCATTACCCTTTTATTCTTTTTGATTTTTGCTCCTGGTATTTCCACTCCAGTATTCAAGTTTAATAGCTTTGGTTCCAGCATGAATAATATTACAGAAGGTGTCAGGCGAATTGATGAAATCATGAGTGAAATCCCAATCCAAGAGCCAACAGATGGGAAAAAACCGCAGGGATATGAGATTACCTTTGAACACGTATCTTTTTCCTATGAGGGAAAAGATAGTGCTCTGGTATTGAAAGATGTGAGCTTTCGTGCAGAGCAGGGCCAGATTACCGCTCTTGTGGGGCCATCCGGCTCTGGCAAATCCACGATTGCACAGCTTATTCCACGCTTTTGGGACGTTGGTACTGGACAAATCAAAATTGGCGGTGTGGATATTCGAGATATGAAAACGGAAGACTTAATGGCAAGTATGTCTTTTGTTTTTCAGGATTCCTTCTTGTTTTCTGATACCCTTTACAACAATATCGCCATAGGAAAACCTGGAGCAACAAAAGAAGAAGTGTATACTGCGGCAAAAGCGGCACAATGTCATGAGTTTATAGAAAAGCTGCCGCAGGGATATGACACTTTAATTGGCGAGGGCGGTGTCTATTTATCGGGAGGCGAGGAACAACGTGTTTCTGTGGCAAGAGCAATCTTGAAAAATGCTCCGATCCTGATTCTTGATGAAGCTACCGCCTATGCTGATCCAGAAAACGAGTTTCAAATGCAGTTGGCTCTGCAGGAACTCATCAAAAATAAAACAGTGCTGATTATAGCTCATCGCCTTATTACGATCAAGAACGCGAATAAGATACTGGTTATAAAAAACGGACAGATCGAAAATGCAGGGGCGCACGAATTTCTTTTGCAGAATAGTGAAACGTATTCTGCCATGTGGAAAGCCTATACCGTTTCATCCGACTGGCAGATTACAGCGAAAAAGGAGGTGACACATCTGTGA
- a CDS encoding MptD family putative ECF transporter S component: MANKPKESKKIRDLIRIGIFTALWIAVGWIIACTIGFFPPILVILPCILAVAGSVIYVVLLSKMNTRGGIFIPSFIFGLCLFTMVPYGMLFICTSIGGLLGEIIYDTAGKKSTKAKAAGISLPMVGLALGEYIPLCYMKEAFKELYEGSFTSDVGMKAIELLSTPLAIVLTVMTLICAILGYLWGRKIVVKRLDNQGGRTNGKNTK, translated from the coding sequence ATGGCTAATAAACCCAAAGAAAGTAAAAAAATTCGTGACCTTATCCGTATAGGCATATTTACCGCCCTGTGGATTGCAGTGGGCTGGATAATTGCGTGTACGATTGGTTTTTTCCCACCAATCTTAGTAATACTTCCTTGTATACTTGCTGTTGCAGGATCGGTAATCTATGTCGTATTGCTTTCTAAAATGAATACTCGAGGTGGAATTTTTATTCCGTCTTTTATCTTTGGTCTCTGCTTATTTACAATGGTTCCCTACGGGATGTTGTTTATTTGCACATCTATCGGAGGTCTTCTTGGAGAAATTATTTATGATACAGCAGGCAAAAAAAGCACTAAAGCGAAAGCAGCTGGAATCTCTCTGCCCATGGTTGGTTTGGCATTAGGAGAATATATTCCTCTTTGTTACATGAAAGAAGCCTTCAAAGAACTTTATGAGGGAAGTTTCACAAGCGACGTTGGAATGAAGGCTATTGAACTGCTTAGTACACCACTTGCTATTGTTCTTACTGTCATGACTTTGATCTGTGCAATACTCGGTTACTTATGGGGAAGAAAGATTGTTGTAAAACGGCTGGATAATCAAGGAGGAAGGACAAATGGAAAAAACACAAAATAA
- a CDS encoding ABC transporter ATP-binding protein has product MEKAKEKISFDRFSFTYNESERFGVYDINLTVHEGEFIVLTGPSGCGKTTLTRCINGLIPDFFEGKLSGKCQVCGMDISEHETGDYSAFVGSVFQDPRSQFFTLHVKTELPFPSENLGISTQEIQNRVNRTVKGLHIENLLKKSIFQLSSGEKQKVAVASVYTAGVNVYVLDEPSANLDWAGTEQLRQLLKKLKEQGCTIVVSEHKLYYLRNLADRMVILQNGRIQKILDSSEIIHCSNDCLTANGLRQLDLKQIEPSSGTVSKTDHAPVSIRAENLSFKYPREQPLWSNVSFSAVSGDIVGIVGKNGTGKSTLIRVLMGLEKPQSGKINLCGRYASRQQRRKKSFYVMQDVDYQFFAGSVLEEMLSGHEKELDAPKKAKEILKSFSLGIYADAHPSTLSGGQKQRLSIALSCMCDMPFLYFDEPTSGLDAENMQLVRETIKAQAEKGCVAFIITHDYEFAASLFSSLLIVQDDHSINWIRPDQYHPSILSKLFELEEF; this is encoded by the coding sequence ATGGAAAAAGCAAAAGAAAAAATCTCGTTTGATAGGTTTAGTTTTACTTACAATGAAAGCGAGCGCTTTGGAGTATATGATATCAATCTTACGGTACATGAAGGAGAATTCATTGTATTGACCGGCCCAAGCGGATGCGGAAAAACAACTTTAACCAGATGTATAAATGGTCTAATTCCAGATTTTTTTGAAGGAAAGTTGAGTGGAAAGTGTCAGGTATGCGGCATGGATATTTCTGAACACGAAACCGGAGACTACTCTGCTTTTGTAGGAAGTGTTTTTCAAGATCCTCGTTCTCAGTTTTTTACCCTCCACGTAAAGACGGAATTACCGTTTCCTAGTGAAAATTTAGGTATCTCAACGCAGGAAATTCAAAACAGAGTAAATAGAACGGTGAAAGGACTACATATCGAAAACCTCTTAAAAAAGAGTATTTTCCAGCTTTCCAGTGGAGAAAAACAAAAAGTTGCGGTAGCCTCTGTCTATACCGCCGGAGTAAATGTATATGTGCTTGACGAACCTTCCGCAAATCTCGACTGGGCTGGCACGGAACAGCTACGACAGCTTCTTAAGAAGCTAAAGGAACAAGGATGTACGATTGTTGTATCGGAACACAAATTATATTATTTACGGAACCTGGCAGATCGTATGGTGATTCTTCAAAATGGAAGGATTCAAAAAATACTTGATAGCAGTGAGATTATCCATTGTTCCAATGATTGCCTTACTGCAAATGGCCTGCGACAACTTGATTTAAAACAGATAGAACCGTCTTCCGGTACTGTTTCCAAAACAGATCATGCCCCGGTATCTATTCGGGCTGAAAATTTATCCTTTAAATATCCGCGGGAGCAGCCTTTGTGGAGCAATGTTTCCTTTTCTGCTGTAAGTGGAGATATTGTCGGTATAGTCGGAAAAAATGGAACAGGTAAATCTACGTTGATTCGAGTCCTCATGGGTCTTGAAAAACCGCAGAGCGGAAAAATCAATTTGTGTGGCAGATATGCCTCACGACAACAGAGAAGAAAAAAATCCTTTTATGTTATGCAGGATGTAGATTATCAGTTTTTTGCAGGAAGTGTTTTGGAAGAAATGCTTTCCGGGCATGAAAAAGAATTGGATGCACCGAAAAAAGCAAAAGAAATTCTTAAAAGTTTTAGCCTGGGAATTTATGCAGATGCTCATCCATCAACACTTTCCGGTGGGCAAAAACAACGATTGTCAATCGCATTATCCTGTATGTGTGACATGCCTTTTTTATATTTTGATGAACCTACCAGCGGGCTTGATGCAGAAAATATGCAACTTGTGCGGGAAACAATTAAAGCGCAGGCCGAAAAGGGATGCGTGGCATTTATTATCACTCATGACTATGAGTTTGCTGCCTCACTGTTTTCTTCCCTTCTTATTGTTCAGGACGATCATTCCATAAATTGGATTAGGCCGGATCAATATCACCCATCTATCTTATCAAAATTATTTGAATTGGAGGAATTTTAA
- a CDS encoding energy-coupling factor transporter transmembrane protein EcfT: MSFKASKPDARILILQIVIASILEFGFHSIYAIIALFFVIDSLLSYWYGIKVFVKRFLIYVIMWGMIWGFTTINIPILSIIFPPFLMMMIKVYPIYLLLRLLVDKAPMNELLYVLDRIHISKSLSIPLMIVYRYVPTIIQEIHYINESLKIRGLNLSFSNLKCLIRTLENYMVPLLFRSEKISEELSAASLCKGLSIGRKRTCCTDVRFTKEDYLYLSGMTVVTVALFFLNFLT, translated from the coding sequence ATGTCTTTTAAAGCATCTAAACCAGATGCACGGATTTTGATTTTGCAAATTGTTATCGCCAGTATTTTAGAGTTTGGCTTTCACAGCATATACGCCATAATTGCATTGTTTTTTGTAATTGATTCTTTGCTTTCCTATTGGTATGGGATAAAAGTTTTTGTAAAACGATTTCTTATATACGTAATAATGTGGGGAATGATTTGGGGATTTACAACAATAAACATCCCAATTCTATCTATAATCTTCCCGCCGTTTTTGATGATGATGATTAAAGTATATCCCATTTATCTGCTTCTCAGGCTGCTGGTAGATAAAGCTCCAATGAATGAACTGTTATATGTTTTGGATCGGATTCACATTTCAAAATCTCTTTCTATTCCGTTAATGATTGTGTACCGATATGTTCCAACAATTATTCAGGAAATTCATTATATTAACGAGAGTTTAAAAATAAGAGGGTTGAATCTTTCTTTCTCAAATTTAAAGTGTTTAATAAGAACATTGGAAAATTACATGGTTCCTTTACTTTTCCGAAGTGAAAAAATTTCAGAAGAACTTTCTGCTGCTTCTTTGTGCAAAGGGCTGAGTATAGGAAGGAAACGAACATGCTGTACAGATGTTCGTTTTACAAAAGAAGATTATCTGTATCTATCAGGTATGACAGTTGTTACCGTCGCATTGTTCTTTTTAAATTTCTTGACTTAA
- a CDS encoding helix-turn-helix transcriptional regulator translates to MNDVKKLYEQMLPDGGFILDHERSIIEENQYCYALSSERGEGYFWYYFYEDMFVIEKQDFFFYDEFFLESPEPDFISVQYFFSVSGEEFHPYRQLSPNSLRVYVGGNGKTFQAVYHKNIPIRSISISIMPDFYNNYLKEKLGGEYIDPRNAFKGLSLGVDFPQLVALLKQIQSYSGNGASAKLFYEGKVLETLALILERAQQNQKQSQKIPITKKDEENLQAVADYIDHHFEFSISVDQLCKIAYMGNTKLKTKFKEYFGCNITDYIIRKRIDQAQHLLIVTELSIAEIAQAVGYERPESFAKQFHRITGLLPREYRKLVK, encoded by the coding sequence TTGAATGATGTTAAAAAACTTTATGAACAAATGTTACCTGATGGCGGCTTCATTTTAGACCATGAACGCTCTATCATTGAGGAAAATCAATATTGTTATGCGCTTTCATCAGAGAGAGGTGAAGGCTACTTTTGGTATTATTTTTATGAAGATATGTTTGTGATAGAGAAGCAGGATTTCTTTTTTTATGATGAGTTCTTTTTGGAGTCTCCAGAACCCGATTTTATATCTGTCCAGTATTTCTTTTCGGTGTCTGGAGAGGAATTTCATCCTTATCGCCAGTTATCACCAAACAGCTTAAGAGTGTATGTTGGGGGAAACGGAAAGACGTTTCAGGCGGTATATCACAAAAATATTCCTATTCGTTCGATAAGTATTAGTATCATGCCGGATTTTTATAACAACTACTTAAAAGAAAAATTAGGCGGAGAATACATCGATCCACGTAACGCGTTCAAGGGGTTGAGCCTCGGTGTGGATTTTCCTCAGCTCGTTGCGCTGCTGAAACAGATTCAGTCGTATTCTGGTAATGGTGCATCTGCGAAACTCTTTTATGAAGGCAAAGTTTTAGAAACACTTGCCTTAATACTTGAACGAGCACAGCAGAATCAAAAACAAAGCCAGAAAATTCCCATTACTAAGAAAGATGAGGAAAACTTACAAGCTGTCGCAGATTATATTGACCATCATTTTGAATTTTCCATTTCTGTAGATCAGCTTTGCAAAATTGCTTATATGGGGAACACAAAACTCAAAACCAAATTCAAAGAGTATTTTGGCTGTAATATAACAGACTATATTATTCGCAAAAGAATTGACCAGGCACAGCACCTGCTGATTGTTACAGAATTAAGCATTGCTGAAATAGCACAAGCAGTAGGGTATGAACGTCCAGAGAGCTTTGCAAAACAATTTCACCGTATAACTGGGTTACTTCCGAGAGAATATCGAAAATTAGTAAAATAA
- a CDS encoding helix-turn-helix domain-containing protein — protein MDERNNDFDFDFMPIGQAIKKAREARGMTREQLAGIIGYAPRHIQSIENEGQHPSIELFIQLITTFDVSVDEYIFPEKEVKKSSVRRRLDAQLDKLNDRELSVIEATVNGLCMAKEPEE, from the coding sequence ATGGACGAAAGAAACAACGATTTTGACTTTGATTTTATGCCCATTGGACAGGCGATCAAAAAAGCCCGTGAAGCCAGAGGAATGACCAGGGAGCAGCTTGCCGGGATTATTGGATATGCTCCACGACATATTCAGTCCATTGAGAACGAGGGACAACATCCCAGTATTGAGCTGTTTATTCAGCTGATTACCACGTTTGATGTGTCTGTTGATGAATACATATTTCCTGAAAAAGAAGTTAAGAAAAGTTCCGTCCGCAGACGCTTAGACGCACAGCTCGACAAACTCAATGATAGAGAACTGTCTGTCATAGAAGCAACTGTAAACGGGTTATGTATGGCAAAAGAGCCAGAGGAATAA
- a CDS encoding CHAP domain-containing protein, producing the protein MADIKTRDAVKGTIKTIDKAAVASERMKAAYAKTKEKAEEGYYANEGSATEYAADKISYASDRVKDEGIHQFNKQGQKGVKTTKETVVKAKDKMADFKQKRAAKAAEQRSARNVSGQNGLQIHRGTAGRSPVSDASVQTIKTSTDTKRTIKQSARSAGKTVKTAAKGSVKTTERSVKTAQVTSKAAIKTTQQATKTAQAAAKASAKTAQKAAQAARASAKASAAAAKTTVKATIAAVKAIIAGTKALIAAIVAGGWIAIVIILIVVLLGCAISLFGGGSESTSYTPVSAEVEAYEPLIQKYAKQHGIPEYVELIKAVMMQESGGRGNDPMQASECGYNTQYPNTPNGITDPEYSINVGIQNLAACLNAAQVENPVDMDRIKLALQGYNFGNGYITWAQTNYGGYTYANAVEFSTIQAERLGWDSYGDTQYVSHVLRYYPFGRAFTGGGNQAIVEVALTQLGNEGGQPYWSWYGFNSRVEWCACFVSWCAEQCGYIEGGFIPKFAGCVSGANWFKERNQWQDRNYEPTAGDIIFFDWEGDGSTDHVGIVEKCENGVVYTVEGNSGDAVKQRQYTVGSSSIYGYGVPAY; encoded by the coding sequence ATGGCAGATATTAAAACCAGGGATGCAGTCAAAGGTACGATTAAGACCATAGATAAAGCCGCCGTTGCTTCAGAGCGTATGAAAGCTGCCTATGCAAAGACAAAGGAGAAAGCGGAAGAAGGATATTACGCCAACGAAGGTTCTGCTACGGAATATGCTGCGGATAAGATCTCCTATGCTTCTGACCGGGTAAAAGATGAGGGTATCCACCAGTTCAATAAGCAAGGGCAAAAAGGCGTTAAGACCACCAAAGAAACTGTCGTTAAGGCAAAGGACAAAATGGCTGATTTTAAGCAGAAGCGGGCTGCCAAAGCTGCTGAACAGAGGTCAGCAAGGAATGTGTCTGGACAGAACGGCTTGCAGATCCATCGTGGAACTGCAGGCCGTTCTCCTGTTTCGGATGCTTCTGTCCAGACCATAAAAACATCAACAGATACCAAAAGAACGATTAAGCAGTCTGCCAGAAGTGCAGGAAAAACCGTCAAGACAGCGGCAAAAGGCTCTGTAAAAACAACCGAAAGAAGCGTAAAAACAGCACAGGTGACTTCCAAAGCGGCCATTAAGACCACACAGCAGGCTACCAAAACCGCACAGGCAGCGGCAAAGGCTTCTGCCAAAACCGCACAGAAAGCAGCGCAGGCGGCAAGAGCATCCGCAAAGGCATCTGCAGCGGCGGCTAAAACAACCGTCAAAGCCACCATAGCGGCTGTCAAAGCGATCATTGCAGGAACAAAAGCATTGATAGCAGCGATTGTTGCAGGCGGCTGGATCGCAATAGTGATTATTCTGATCGTGGTATTGCTTGGTTGTGCGATCTCCCTGTTTGGCGGCGGCAGTGAAAGCACTTCTTATACTCCGGTCAGTGCCGAGGTAGAAGCTTATGAACCGCTGATCCAGAAATATGCTAAGCAGCATGGGATTCCTGAATATGTAGAGCTTATCAAGGCGGTCATGATGCAGGAGTCTGGAGGACGGGGAAATGACCCCATGCAGGCATCGGAATGTGGGTATAACACACAGTACCCAAATACACCAAATGGCATTACAGACCCGGAATATTCCATCAATGTCGGCATCCAGAATTTAGCTGCCTGTCTGAATGCGGCACAAGTGGAAAATCCCGTGGACATGGATCGGATCAAACTGGCCCTGCAGGGATATAACTTTGGAAATGGCTATATCACATGGGCGCAGACCAATTATGGCGGCTACACTTATGCCAATGCGGTTGAATTTTCCACGATACAGGCAGAGCGATTGGGATGGGACAGCTATGGCGATACCCAGTATGTTTCTCATGTACTGCGCTATTATCCTTTCGGACGGGCATTTACCGGCGGTGGAAATCAGGCGATTGTAGAAGTTGCTCTGACGCAGCTTGGCAATGAAGGTGGTCAGCCCTACTGGTCTTGGTATGGCTTCAACAGCCGGGTGGAATGGTGTGCCTGCTTTGTTTCGTGGTGTGCAGAACAATGCGGCTATATCGAAGGTGGTTTTATTCCGAAGTTTGCAGGATGCGTCAGCGGTGCAAACTGGTTTAAAGAACGGAACCAATGGCAGGACAGAAACTATGAGCCTACGGCGGGAGATATTATTTTCTTCGATTGGGAAGGCGATGGTTCAACCGACCATGTAGGTATTGTAGAGAAATGCGAAAACGGAGTTGTCTACACCGTAGAAGGAAATTCCGGCGATGCGGTAAAACAAAGACAATATACCGTTGGAAGCAGCTCCATCTATGGATACGGTGTTCCAGCCTATTAA
- the srtB gene encoding class B sortase: MKKYQSIICLVAAVCLLGTAAFSIYHIYDHYEQLDEQTEVFDEIAEVVAQAPDEEPVPDDVPVSEGQDVLSKYKELYLQNEDMVGWISISGTSINYPVMQTKDEPNYYLKHNFEKQYSDLGTPYIQENCDLLTSDNLIIYGHHISGNRMFGALEDYKSKSFYEEHKTIQFDTLTEQAEYEIVAVFKTVAYSSSGYRYYYFVNAENEEEFDAYIKTCKELALYDTGVTADYGDRLITLSTCEYSATNGRLVVVAKRTA, encoded by the coding sequence ATGAAAAAGTATCAATCTATAATCTGCCTGGTTGCCGCCGTGTGCCTTTTAGGTACGGCGGCATTTTCTATTTACCACATCTATGATCACTATGAACAGCTGGACGAACAGACGGAAGTATTTGACGAGATTGCGGAAGTGGTGGCACAGGCTCCCGATGAAGAACCGGTTCCTGATGATGTCCCCGTCAGCGAAGGCCAAGATGTCCTGTCCAAGTACAAGGAGCTGTATTTGCAGAATGAAGATATGGTGGGCTGGATTTCCATTTCCGGCACGTCTATTAACTACCCTGTTATGCAGACGAAGGATGAACCGAATTACTATCTCAAACACAACTTTGAGAAGCAGTACAGTGATTTAGGTACTCCGTATATTCAGGAAAACTGTGATTTGCTTACCAGTGACAATCTCATCATTTACGGACACCACATCAGCGGAAACCGCATGTTTGGAGCTTTGGAGGATTATAAATCCAAGAGCTTTTATGAGGAACACAAAACCATTCAGTTTGATACCCTGACAGAGCAGGCAGAGTATGAGATCGTTGCTGTATTTAAGACGGTCGCTTACAGCTCCAGCGGTTACCGCTATTATTATTTTGTGAATGCCGAGAATGAGGAAGAATTTGATGCCTATATCAAAACGTGTAAAGAGCTTGCCCTATACGATACGGGTGTTACCGCAGACTATGGCGACAGGCTGATTACCCTTTCTACCTGTGAGTATTCGGCTACAAATGGCAGGCTTGTTGTGGTAGCAAAAAGGACTGCATGA